The segment TCGGGGAAGCTCAGGTTCTCGTACTCCATCAGGAAGCTGATGGCGGTGCCGTGTGCCCCGCAGCCGAAGCAGTGGTAGAACTGCTTTTGCGGCGAGACATAGAACGACGGCGTCTTCTCGCCGTGGAACGGACAGCAGGCGGCGAACTCGCGCCCGGCCTTCTTCAGGCTCACGCGGCGCTGGATCACCTCGACGATGTCGCTGCGCTCAAGCAACTCGTCGATGAATGCCTGGGGGATGAGACCTGCCATGGTGTCGCCGGCTATTCCTCGGGGGTGTGCTCGTCGTCAGGTTCGCATGATAGCCCAGCGGTGGGCCGCAACACGTCATGGCTGGGTGTTGCGCCCGCCGCGGCGAGCTGCGGGCGAGTCCCGGTGGTCTCCGGGGCGGATGCCGGGGTTGCCCGTGGAGATCGCCACGTCGCTTCGCTCCTCGCGATGACGGGTTATTCGGGGCTGCAAATAAAACGGGCCCCGTGAGGGGCCCGTTTCAAGGTTCCGCCGAAGGGCGGGTCAGGCGGCCTGGCGCAGGTTGGCCAGCAGGCCCCGGAGTTCGGAGGCCTTGGGCTTCACCAGCCAGAACGAGCCCTGGTAGTGGTCGAACTGCTCGAGGATTTCGCGGCCCCAGGCACTGTCGGTCTCGTGCACGAACTCGGTGATGAGCTCTTCGAGATAGTTGCGGTGGGCCTCCATGTCCTCGGTGTCGAGGCGGTGCAGGTCGATCAGCTCGTTGTTGATGCGGTCCGGGAAGTCGTTCTCCCGGTCCAGCACGAACGCGAAGCCGCCGGTCATGCCCGCGCCGAAGTTGATGCCGGTATTGCCCAGCACCACCATCACGCCACCGGTCATGTACTCGCAGCCGTGGTCGCCGATGCCTTCCACCACGGCGATCGCGCCGGAGTTGCGCACGCCGAAGCGCTCGCCGCACTGGCCGGCGGCGAACAGCTTGCCGCCGGTCGCGCCATACAGGCAGGTGTTGCCCATGATGGTGGTGTCCTGGCTGGCGAAGCTCGAGCCCTCCGGCGGACGGATCACCAGCTTGCCGCCGGTCATGCCCTTGCCGACGTAGTCGTTGGCATCGCCTTCCAGGTACAGGTGCAGGCCGCCGGCGTTCCAGACGCCGAAGCTCTGACCGGCCGTGCCCTTCATGCGCACGGTGATCGGGGCGTCGGACATGCCCTGGTTGCCGTGGCGCTTGGCGATTTCGCCGGACAGGCGCGCGCCGATCGAGCGGTCGGTGTTGGCGACGTCGAAGTGGTACTCGCCACCGGCCTTGTTCTCGATCGCCTCGAGCATCTCGGCGACCATCTTCTCGGCCAGCTCGCCCTTGTCGAACGGCTCGTTCTTCGGCTCCTTGCAGAAGCGCGGCTTGTCGTCGAGATCGCCGCTGGCCAGCAGGCCGTTCAGGTCCAGGTGCTGCTGCTTCGGCGTCTCGCCCGGCAGGATCTCCAGCAGATCGGTACGGCCGATCAGGTCCGTCAGGCTGCGCACGCCCAGCTTCGCCATCCACTCGCGGGTCTCGCGGGCGACGAACTGGAAGTAGTGCATGACCATCTCGGGCAGGCCGATGAAGTGGTTCATGCGCAGCACCTTGTCCTGCGTGGCCACACCCGTTGCGCAGTTGTTCAGGTGGCAGATGCGCAGGTATTTGCAGCCGAGCGCGACCATCGGGCCGGTGCCGAAGCCGAAGCTCTCCGCACCCAGGATCGCCGCCTTGATCACGTCGAGGCCGGTCTTCAGGCCGCCGTCGGTCTGCAGCCGCACCTTGTCGCGCAGGTCATTGCCGCGCAGGGTCGCGTGGGTCTCGGTCAGGCCCAGCTCCCACGGGGTGCCGGCGTACTTCACCGAGGTCAGAGGACTGGCGCCGGTGCCGCCGTCGTAACCGGAAATGGTGATCAGGTCGGCGTAGGCCTTGGCGACGCCGGCGGCGATCGTGCCGACCCCGGCCTCGGAGACCAGCTTCACCGAGACCAGCGCATCCGGGTTGACCTGCTTGAGGTCGAAGATCAGCTGCGCCAGGTCCTCGATGGAGTAGATGTCGTGGTGCGGTGGCGGCGAGATCAGGGCCACGCCCGGATTCGAGTAGCGCAGCTCCGCGATCATCTTGTTGACCTTGTGGCCCGGCAGCTGGCCGCCTTCGCCGGGCTTCGCGCCCTGGGCGACCTTGATCTGCAGCACCTCGGCGTTGACCAGGTAGTGCGGGGTCACGCCAAAGCGGCCGGAGGCCACCTGCTTGATCTTGGACATGCGCTCGGTGCCGTAGCGGGAGACGGCCTCGCCGCCCTCGCCGGAGTTGGAGCGCCCGCCGAGGCGGTTCATCGCGGTGGCGAGGGCCTCATGGGCCTCCGGCGACAACGCGCCCAGGCTCATGCCGGCGGAGTCGAAGCGCGGCAGGATCTCGGCCTCGGGCTCGACCTCGTCCAGATCGATCGGCTCGATGTCGTCGCGGACCTTCAGCAGGTCGCGCAGCACGGTCACCGGGCGCTCGTTCACCAGGTCCGCGTATTCCTGGTACACGCCGTAGTCGCCGGACTGCACGGCGCGATGCAGGGTCTGGATCACGTCCGGGTTGTAGGCGTGGTACTCGCCACCGTGGACGTACTTCAGCAGGCCGCCCTGGCCGGCGCTCTTGCGCGGGTTCCAGGCGCGCTTCGACAGCGTCTCCAGGTCCGCCTCGATGTCGGCGAAGCGGGTGCCCTTGATGCGGCTGGTGGTGCCGGTGAAGCAGGTGTCCACGACCTCGTCGGCCAGACCGACGATCTCGAACAGCTGGGCGCCGCGGTAGCTGGCGATGGTAGAAATCCCCATCTTCGACAGGATCTTGAACAGGCCCTTGTTGATACCGCGGCGGTAGTTCTGCGCCAGGGTCAGCGGGTCCGCGTTCGGGATCTCGCCGGACTCGCACATGCCGTGCAGCGCGGAGTAGGCCAGGTAGGGGTAGATCGCGGTGGCGCCGTAGCCGAGCAGCACCGCGAAGTGGTGCGGGTCGCGCACGGTGGCGGTCTCGGCGACGATGTTGGCATCGGTGCGCAGCTTGGCGCGGATCAGCGCGTGGTGCACCGCGCCCACGGCCAGCGCGGCCGGGATCGGGCGGCGTTCCGGGTCGATGCCGCGATCCGACAGCACCAGCACCACGGCACCGCCGCGCACGGCCTCGACCGCGTTTGCGGTCAGGGCCTTCACGGCGTCCTCCAGGGAGCCGGCATGGACGTCGTAGTTGAGGTCCATGCGCTCGACGCGGAAGGCGTCCTCGGTCTGGTTGCACAGCTCGCGGAACTTGGCCTCGGACAGCACCGGGGAGTCGGACACCAGGCGGTGGGCGTGGTCCGGGGTCTCCTCGAACAGGTTCTGCTCGCGGCCGAAGCAGGTTTCCAGCGACATCACGATGCTTTCGCGCAGCGGGTCGATCGCCGGGTTGGTGACCTGGGCGAACTGCTGGCGGAAGTAGTCGAACAGTGAGCGGGTGTGGCGGGAGAGCACGGCGAACGGGGTGTCGTCCCCCATCGAGCCCACGGCCTCCTGACCGGCCTCGGCCAGCACGCGCAGGATCTGGTCGCGCTCCTCGAAAGTCACGTCGAACAGCTTCTCGTAGGTCTCCAGGCGCTCGGGCGGCATCGGCTCGCCGGAGAACAGCTGGTTATCGTCCAGCTGGCTCTTCAGGTGCTTCACGTGGGCGCGCAGCCACTGGCGGTAGGGCTGGCGCGTGCGGTTGATGCGATCGACGTCCTCGGGCTGCAGCAGCTCGCCGGACTC is part of the Thioalkalivibrio sp. K90mix genome and harbors:
- the gltB gene encoding glutamate synthase large subunit: MRQNQLNGTLYRPEFERDNCGFGLIAHMDGVASHWVVDTAIKALERMTHRGAIAADGKTGDGCGLLMKTPEAFLRTLASESNIELAERFAAGIVFINPDRIAETRAAVENAIERGPLSLAGWREVPVNPEDACGAEALKSQPHILQVFINAPANMDGDAFERALFVVRRRAEIAMGDDPVFYVPSLSARVVSYKGLVMPENLPVFYRDLQRPELETSICVFHQRFSTNTFPQWGLAQPFRFLAHNGEINTVQGNRNWAVARQHKFATENLPELAELEPLVNLEGSDSQSLDNMLEVLLAGGMDLFRAMRLLVPPAWQNVAHMDSDLRAFYEYNSMHMEPWDGPAGIVLTDGRYAACTLDRNGLRPARYVITKDRHITLASEIGVYDYAPEDVVAKGRLKPGQMLAVDTESGELLQPEDVDRINRTRQPYRQWLRAHVKHLKSQLDDNQLFSGEPMPPERLETYEKLFDVTFEERDQILRVLAEAGQEAVGSMGDDTPFAVLSRHTRSLFDYFRQQFAQVTNPAIDPLRESIVMSLETCFGREQNLFEETPDHAHRLVSDSPVLSEAKFRELCNQTEDAFRVERMDLNYDVHAGSLEDAVKALTANAVEAVRGGAVVLVLSDRGIDPERRPIPAALAVGAVHHALIRAKLRTDANIVAETATVRDPHHFAVLLGYGATAIYPYLAYSALHGMCESGEIPNADPLTLAQNYRRGINKGLFKILSKMGISTIASYRGAQLFEIVGLADEVVDTCFTGTTSRIKGTRFADIEADLETLSKRAWNPRKSAGQGGLLKYVHGGEYHAYNPDVIQTLHRAVQSGDYGVYQEYADLVNERPVTVLRDLLKVRDDIEPIDLDEVEPEAEILPRFDSAGMSLGALSPEAHEALATAMNRLGGRSNSGEGGEAVSRYGTERMSKIKQVASGRFGVTPHYLVNAEVLQIKVAQGAKPGEGGQLPGHKVNKMIAELRYSNPGVALISPPPHHDIYSIEDLAQLIFDLKQVNPDALVSVKLVSEAGVGTIAAGVAKAYADLITISGYDGGTGASPLTSVKYAGTPWELGLTETHATLRGNDLRDKVRLQTDGGLKTGLDVIKAAILGAESFGFGTGPMVALGCKYLRICHLNNCATGVATQDKVLRMNHFIGLPEMVMHYFQFVARETREWMAKLGVRSLTDLIGRTDLLEILPGETPKQQHLDLNGLLASGDLDDKPRFCKEPKNEPFDKGELAEKMVAEMLEAIENKAGGEYHFDVANTDRSIGARLSGEIAKRHGNQGMSDAPITVRMKGTAGQSFGVWNAGGLHLYLEGDANDYVGKGMTGGKLVIRPPEGSSFASQDTTIMGNTCLYGATGGKLFAAGQCGERFGVRNSGAIAVVEGIGDHGCEYMTGGVMVVLGNTGINFGAGMTGGFAFVLDRENDFPDRINNELIDLHRLDTEDMEAHRNYLEELITEFVHETDSAWGREILEQFDHYQGSFWLVKPKASELRGLLANLRQAA